A stretch of Geobacter sp. DNA encodes these proteins:
- a CDS encoding pantoate--beta-alanine ligase translates to MRIVTSIAEMQSIARTTRGAGKSIGLVPTMGFLHQGHASLMSEGRKRCDLLVTSIFVNPTQFGVGEDFERYPRDMERDSALAGEAGVDLIFAPTATEMYPTGFETFVDVERLTLPLCGASRPGHFRGVTTVVCKLFNIVQPDLALFGKKDFQQLAVIRRMAADLNMAVEIVGMPIIREPDGLAMSSRNSYLSSAERRSALCLNRAIAAARTAFRAGETSVTRLRERAEAIIAEEPAALIDYLEYRDGDTLAECSQADHRTLLALAVKIGQTRLIDNGIMGEDD, encoded by the coding sequence ATGCGTATTGTCACGTCCATAGCAGAGATGCAGTCCATTGCCCGCACCACCCGTGGGGCAGGCAAGAGCATTGGCCTGGTGCCGACCATGGGGTTTTTGCACCAAGGTCATGCCTCACTCATGAGTGAGGGCCGAAAGCGCTGCGACCTGCTGGTCACGAGCATCTTCGTCAATCCGACCCAGTTCGGGGTGGGGGAGGACTTCGAACGGTACCCACGGGACATGGAACGTGACTCGGCACTGGCTGGAGAGGCGGGTGTCGATCTGATCTTTGCGCCGACTGCGACCGAGATGTACCCTACGGGGTTTGAGACATTCGTCGACGTCGAAAGGCTTACGCTTCCCCTCTGCGGTGCCAGCCGTCCCGGGCATTTCCGGGGGGTCACCACGGTTGTCTGCAAGCTCTTCAACATCGTGCAGCCAGATCTGGCTCTGTTCGGCAAGAAGGATTTCCAGCAGCTTGCTGTGATACGCCGCATGGCGGCCGATCTGAATATGGCTGTGGAGATCGTGGGGATGCCGATCATCCGCGAGCCTGACGGTCTCGCCATGAGTTCGCGCAACAGCTACCTCTCATCTGCAGAGCGCCGGAGTGCTCTCTGTCTCAACAGGGCCATTGCTGCGGCCCGTACTGCCTTTCGCGCTGGCGAGACCTCGGTGACCCGTCTCCGTGAACGCGCAGAAGCCATCATTGCCGAAGAACCCGCAGCTCTCATCGACTATCTGGAGTATCGCGATGGCGACACTCTGGCGGAATGCAGCCAGGCAGATCACCGTACCCTTCTGGCGTTGGCTGTGAAAATTGGACAGACCAGACTAATCGACAACGGAATTATGGGGGAGGATGACTGA
- the panB gene encoding 3-methyl-2-oxobutanoate hydroxymethyltransferase yields the protein MRKQTTILDIQKMKAEGTRISVLTCYDYPTARILDGCGLDILLVGDSLGVVVAGHENTLPVTLDEVIYHTRAVMRAQPRALVVADMPFLSYQVDVGQARLNAGRLIKEAGAAAVKLEGGANMVDAIRAIASIDIPVMGHIGLTPQSIHRMGGYRVQGKKEEHAEQLVVDALAVQEAGAFAVVLEGIPQKLARRITEQLSIPTIGIGAGPGCDGQVLVLHDILGLCEKYSPKFVKRYADARSLIADAVNAYITEVKSGEFPTEAHSFN from the coding sequence ATGCGCAAGCAGACAACCATTCTCGATATCCAGAAGATGAAGGCTGAAGGGACCAGGATCAGTGTCCTGACCTGTTACGATTATCCTACTGCCCGGATACTCGACGGTTGCGGTCTGGATATCCTTTTGGTTGGCGACTCGCTCGGGGTGGTCGTCGCCGGCCATGAGAATACCCTGCCGGTAACCCTCGATGAGGTGATCTATCACACCCGGGCCGTGATGCGCGCACAGCCGCGTGCCCTCGTGGTGGCGGATATGCCGTTTCTTTCCTATCAGGTGGATGTCGGGCAGGCGCGCCTGAACGCCGGCCGGCTCATCAAGGAGGCCGGAGCCGCTGCGGTAAAGCTGGAGGGGGGCGCCAACATGGTCGACGCCATCCGGGCTATCGCTTCCATCGATATACCGGTCATGGGGCATATCGGCCTGACCCCCCAATCCATACACCGCATGGGCGGTTACCGGGTGCAGGGGAAGAAGGAGGAGCACGCCGAGCAGCTCGTCGTCGATGCCCTGGCAGTGCAGGAAGCAGGGGCCTTTGCGGTCGTGCTGGAGGGGATCCCCCAGAAACTCGCCAGGAGGATCACCGAGCAGCTCTCCATCCCGACCATCGGCATCGGTGCCGGGCCGGGATGCGACGGACAGGTCCTGGTGCTCCACGACATCCTGGGGCTGTGCGAGAAGTATTCACCAAAATTCGTCAAGAGATATGCGGATGCCCGTTCCCTCATTGCCGATGCAGTGAACGCCTACATTACCGAGGTCAAGAGTGGCGAGTTCCCCACGGAAGCTCACTCGTTCAACTGA
- a CDS encoding GAF domain-containing protein, whose translation MQTSQSLNGRKIRYAAIGVALGVSAPVVWAFMQAMLFANGESFFVRLLADLSRSPYHAALYTYMGIGTAMVMGGLGFFLGRSGDVLQERAVQLDDLNNQVASQKEIFESRFKALDNNIKNFHQISSRIQRTIDLQEVLSLCAEGLSEILGYERVNILMIDELRTSLRFAAANRSEGFDPSSVVLPLDERVGIINKAIVEKRPYLVEDIRSMPPEYHIQPPYDGLAPIRSRSFILCPIVIKGESVGVFGVDNKFSKRDLNDSDVDTVKLVADQAASAMTRINLLKSIDTLTVELGNTFAGLLKNREEYARNVLNLKGYVDSLTDNTAHIAGASESVLAAVDDTSSAVGEISVAIEQVSRNLDALSETVEKSVSAMEEINATIVNVEKNTVVSHQVSSQVKAQADRSKAVVEETIASLAEIQCSVDLSYKGIKRLSENSSRIESIVGVINDITKRTNLLALNASIIAAQAGEYGKSFGVVADEIRNLSLQTGQSTGEITGIIEEIMTESRTAASNVTLTKELVQKGVQLGQETGAALQVILNSSNQAMDMTHQIRIATEEQARSVQMVTRSIEDVSAMTSQIFTASKEQANATRSILRAINTIKEMTQEMVGATGRQVDDGKEIKHAVESVGRMVLGIFEDLEKRRDDSAAVVKELELMKEFGE comes from the coding sequence ATGCAAACGAGCCAATCGTTAAACGGCAGGAAGATTCGGTATGCGGCCATTGGGGTTGCCCTTGGCGTCAGTGCTCCGGTGGTCTGGGCATTTATGCAGGCAATGCTCTTTGCCAATGGCGAGTCATTTTTCGTGCGACTTCTGGCGGATCTTTCCCGGAGCCCCTATCATGCCGCGCTCTATACCTATATGGGGATAGGAACAGCCATGGTGATGGGGGGGCTCGGCTTTTTCCTCGGCAGGAGCGGTGATGTGCTGCAGGAGAGGGCTGTCCAGCTCGATGACCTGAACAATCAGGTTGCCTCCCAAAAGGAGATTTTCGAATCCCGCTTCAAGGCCCTCGACAACAACATCAAGAACTTTCACCAGATCAGCAGCCGTATCCAACGCACCATCGATCTCCAGGAGGTGCTGTCCCTCTGTGCCGAGGGCCTGAGCGAGATCCTCGGGTACGAGCGGGTCAACATCCTGATGATCGACGAGCTGCGCACATCCCTGCGCTTTGCTGCTGCCAACCGTAGCGAAGGGTTTGACCCCTCCTCCGTGGTCCTCCCCCTTGACGAGAGGGTCGGCATAATCAACAAGGCCATTGTGGAGAAGCGGCCCTACCTTGTGGAAGATATCAGGAGCATGCCGCCAGAGTATCATATCCAGCCCCCGTACGATGGACTGGCGCCCATCAGGTCGCGCAGTTTCATCCTCTGCCCCATTGTCATCAAGGGAGAGTCGGTTGGTGTCTTTGGCGTGGACAACAAGTTTTCCAAGAGAGATCTCAACGATTCGGACGTGGACACGGTCAAGCTCGTTGCTGACCAGGCAGCATCTGCCATGACCCGGATCAACCTGCTCAAATCCATTGACACCCTGACGGTGGAGTTGGGGAATACCTTTGCCGGTCTGCTGAAAAACCGCGAGGAATATGCACGCAACGTATTGAACCTGAAGGGGTACGTTGATTCCTTGACCGACAATACCGCCCATATTGCCGGGGCTTCCGAGAGCGTGCTTGCAGCGGTCGACGATACCAGTTCGGCAGTGGGCGAGATCTCCGTTGCCATCGAACAGGTCTCCCGCAATCTGGATGCACTGTCGGAAACAGTGGAAAAATCGGTCTCCGCCATGGAAGAGATCAATGCAACCATTGTCAACGTGGAAAAGAACACGGTCGTTTCCCATCAGGTCTCCAGCCAGGTAAAGGCCCAGGCAGACCGGAGCAAGGCGGTTGTGGAAGAGACCATAGCCTCCCTGGCGGAAATTCAGTGTTCGGTCGATCTTTCCTACAAAGGGATCAAGCGCCTTTCGGAAAACAGCAGCCGGATCGAGAGTATTGTCGGTGTCATCAACGACATCACCAAACGGACCAATCTTCTGGCCCTCAATGCTTCCATCATTGCGGCGCAGGCGGGCGAATACGGCAAGAGCTTCGGTGTCGTTGCCGACGAGATTCGCAACCTGTCGCTGCAGACGGGCCAGTCCACCGGCGAGATCACCGGCATCATCGAAGAGATCATGACCGAGTCCAGGACGGCGGCGAGCAATGTCACCCTGACCAAGGAGCTGGTGCAGAAAGGGGTGCAACTGGGGCAGGAGACCGGTGCCGCCCTGCAGGTGATCCTCAACAGCTCGAACCAGGCCATGGATATGACCCACCAGATCAGGATCGCCACCGAGGAACAGGCCAGGAGCGTCCAGATGGTCACCCGGTCCATAGAGGACGTCAGCGCCATGACCTCGCAGATCTTCACCGCCTCCAAGGAGCAGGCAAATGCCACCCGGAGTATCCTGCGTGCCATCAACACCATCAAGGAGATGACCCAGGAGATGGTGGGTGCCACGGGACGCCAGGTGGATGACGGCAAGGAGATCAAGCATGCGGTCGAATCAGTCGGCAGAATGGTGCTCGGCATCTTCGAGGACCTGGAGAAACGCCGCGATGACAGTGCCGCCGTTGTCAAAGAGTTGGAATTAATGAAAGAGTTCGGCGAATAA
- a CDS encoding ATP-dependent 6-phosphofructokinase, whose amino-acid sequence MAKTIGILTGGGDCPGLNAVIRGVVKGALLHRNWQVIGIEDGFDGLLDETKIRPLGLDDVRGILPRGGTILGTTNKGTPFSRVIEKDGKKEIVDVTDEVVRTIRKKGIDAIVVVGGEGSLAIALQLMQKGIPVVGVPKTIDNDLMETDVTFGYNTALETATDALDKLHSTAESHHRVMVMEVMGRYAGWIALESGISGGADVILIPEIPFTVEKICQAIDQRRRRGSRFSILVAAEGAFPSGGDRVVKSGASAGQPVERLGGIGDYVAARIATCLDMDTRVTVLGHLQRGGSPSTFDRCLGSRFGLKALELIEAEAYGQMACLRGTKIRSVAIEQAIRELKLVDPHGEMVQAAEELGIMVGR is encoded by the coding sequence ATGGCGAAAACCATTGGAATCCTGACGGGTGGCGGGGATTGCCCTGGTCTGAACGCCGTTATCCGCGGTGTGGTGAAAGGTGCCCTGTTGCACAGGAACTGGCAGGTGATCGGGATCGAAGACGGCTTTGACGGCCTGCTCGATGAAACGAAAATCAGGCCGCTTGGGCTGGACGACGTGCGGGGCATCCTGCCGCGTGGGGGGACGATCCTGGGGACGACGAATAAGGGCACCCCATTCTCCCGTGTAATTGAAAAAGACGGAAAGAAGGAAATCGTTGATGTCACGGACGAGGTTGTCCGGACCATCAGGAAAAAGGGAATCGACGCCATTGTCGTGGTCGGCGGTGAAGGTTCGCTGGCGATTGCGTTGCAATTGATGCAGAAAGGCATTCCTGTGGTCGGGGTGCCGAAGACCATCGACAACGATCTGATGGAGACCGATGTTACCTTTGGCTACAATACGGCGCTGGAAACCGCGACTGATGCGCTGGACAAGCTCCATTCCACTGCGGAAAGCCACCACCGGGTCATGGTGATGGAGGTGATGGGACGGTATGCCGGCTGGATTGCCCTTGAATCCGGAATATCCGGCGGTGCCGATGTCATCCTCATCCCGGAGATCCCCTTTACGGTGGAGAAGATCTGCCAGGCGATCGATCAGCGCCGTCGTCGCGGCAGCCGCTTCAGTATCCTCGTTGCGGCCGAGGGTGCATTCCCCAGCGGTGGCGACCGGGTTGTGAAATCGGGGGCATCTGCCGGTCAGCCGGTGGAACGCCTTGGTGGGATAGGCGATTATGTTGCGGCACGGATTGCCACCTGCCTGGACATGGATACCAGGGTAACCGTTCTCGGCCATCTGCAGCGGGGCGGATCGCCATCGACCTTTGATCGCTGTCTGGGGAGCCGCTTCGGGCTCAAGGCGCTTGAGTTGATCGAGGCGGAGGCCTATGGGCAGATGGCATGCCTGCGAGGAACCAAGATCCGTTCGGTTGCCATTGAACAGGCGATACGGGAATTGAAGCTCGTGGATCCGCACGGGGAAATGGTCCAAGCTGCCGAAGAGCTGGGGATCATGGTTGGCCGTTAG
- a CDS encoding ROK family protein, translating into MSGRAAVVGIDIGGTNLRFALVTADGDVCSRLRLSTETTRAGFLHQLTAGIRELQQQAPQLGCRLVAAGAGVPGLVTRSGEILSSVNLPHCEGVNLARELTQSASLPAVVGNDANVAACGEQRFGAGRPYRSFLMVTLGTGVGGGLILDGRLWTGSDGFAGEFGHMTVEPDGRPCPCGNRGCLEQYASATALVAAARETALPRRVAESAESLADAARSGDPGAMALFARAGRYLGIASAAVINLLNIEAIVVGGGVAASFPLWGEAMRREIHMRGFRPAVARVAVVRSELGDDAGVLGAAALAFADYDAAVETVATTE; encoded by the coding sequence ATGAGCGGGCGAGCGGCTGTTGTCGGGATCGATATCGGCGGTACCAATCTTCGCTTTGCCTTGGTAACGGCGGATGGCGACGTCTGCTCCCGGCTCCGACTGTCGACGGAGACGACTCGTGCCGGCTTTCTCCATCAGTTGACTGCAGGTATCCGGGAACTGCAACAGCAGGCGCCGCAGCTGGGGTGTCGTCTGGTGGCCGCAGGCGCCGGTGTGCCGGGGCTGGTCACCCGGAGCGGGGAGATCCTGTCGTCGGTGAACCTGCCTCATTGCGAGGGGGTAAACCTGGCGCGGGAACTGACGCAGTCGGCCTCTCTTCCGGCGGTTGTCGGCAACGATGCCAATGTTGCCGCCTGTGGCGAGCAACGGTTCGGGGCAGGGAGGCCGTATCGTTCATTTCTCATGGTAACGCTCGGGACCGGTGTGGGTGGCGGTCTGATCCTCGATGGCCGCCTCTGGACCGGAAGCGACGGTTTTGCCGGAGAATTCGGTCATATGACCGTGGAGCCCGACGGAAGGCCGTGCCCCTGCGGGAACCGGGGGTGTCTGGAACAGTATGCCTCTGCCACTGCCCTGGTGGCAGCGGCCCGTGAAACGGCACTGCCCCGCAGAGTGGCGGAGAGCGCTGAGTCTCTCGCCGATGCGGCCCGTTCCGGAGATCCCGGGGCCATGGCGCTTTTTGCCCGAGCCGGTCGCTATCTCGGTATTGCCTCTGCAGCGGTGATAAACCTGCTCAATATCGAGGCGATCGTTGTCGGTGGGGGGGTGGCTGCGAGCTTTCCGCTGTGGGGTGAGGCAATGCGCCGGGAGATCCACATGCGGGGCTTCAGGCCGGCGGTGGCACGGGTGGCGGTTGTCAGAAGTGAACTGGGTGATGATGCCGGAGTGCTGGGAGCTGCTGCCCTGGCCTTTGCGGACTATGATGCAGCTGTTGAGACCGTTGCAACAACAGAGTAG
- a CDS encoding HIT domain-containing protein: MELLRAPWRMGYITADKVEGCIFCVGDDAEADRERLIVHRSQHTFVMLNLYPYTNGHLLAVPFRHTAELDHLTDPEMLDFMKTVRLCRAVLAAASTPQGYNLGMNLGRAGGAGVDEHLHMHVVPRWNGDTNYMSVVAEVRVVPEALLVTYDRLRPLFDEISLGGAV; the protein is encoded by the coding sequence ATGGAACTACTGCGGGCGCCCTGGCGCATGGGATATATCACGGCGGACAAGGTTGAGGGGTGTATCTTCTGCGTGGGGGACGATGCGGAAGCCGACCGTGAGCGGCTCATCGTCCACCGGTCGCAGCACACGTTCGTCATGCTCAATCTCTATCCCTATACCAACGGTCATCTGCTGGCAGTCCCCTTTCGGCACACCGCCGAACTCGACCATCTGACCGACCCGGAAATGCTCGATTTCATGAAGACGGTTCGCCTCTGCCGAGCTGTCCTGGCTGCGGCATCCACACCCCAGGGGTACAATCTGGGCATGAACCTGGGCAGGGCAGGGGGCGCCGGGGTTGATGAACATCTCCACATGCATGTGGTCCCCCGTTGGAATGGCGATACCAACTATATGTCCGTAGTGGCAGAGGTGAGGGTCGTTCCCGAGGCGCTCCTGGTTACCTACGACCGGCTGCGCCCCCTGTTCGACGAGATCTCGTTGGGCGGTGCGGTATGA
- a CDS encoding phosphotransacetylase — translation MSKKQEALDYHSSGRKGKIEVISSKPCLTSRDLSLAYSPGVAEPCLEIEKNPEDAYKYTAKGNLVAVLSNGTAVLGLGDIGALAGKPVMEGKGVLFKRFADIDVFDIEVDTKNADEIIRVCELLEPTFGGINLEDIKAPECFYIEERLKETMNIPVFHDDQHGTAIISGAALTNALELVGKKFEDIRIVVNGAGASGIACAQMAITLGAKKENLILCDTKGVIFKGRTAGMNEYKERFAIETNARTLEDAMKGADVVYGLSSKGAFTPEMIQSMAPNPVIFAMANPDPEITPEEVAAVRADAIMATGRSDYPNQVNNVLGFPFIFRGALDVRATTINEQMKKACVLALAELAKEDCPDSVCRAYGNKKFEFGREYIIPKPFDPRALLRVAPAVARAAMESGVARLPIADMEKYLEHLETLQGKAKETLRMIINKAKTDPKRVVLPEGEHEKILRAAQVMIEEGIAYPILLGNRVEIQKSIDRLNLDLNGVTIIDPDDTPDTERYAQALFEQRQRKGITLTEARRMIRRRGRTYFGCEMVRCGDADALLSGIDAHYPDIIRPALEVIGKKEGLSSVHGLYVMVFKKGTFFLADTTVCIEPTPEELAETAILAADKARLLDIEPKIAMLSFSNFGSVQHPQTIKVKKAAEIVKQRAPELTVDGEMQADTAVMPEILTENYPFASLKGAANILIFPDLNSGNICYKLLTRLGGADAIGPILMGMNKPVHVLQRGDDVMDIVNMAAIAVVDAQNN, via the coding sequence ATGAGCAAGAAACAGGAAGCCCTGGATTATCACTCCAGTGGTCGCAAAGGGAAGATCGAGGTCATTTCATCCAAACCGTGCCTCACCTCCCGCGATCTTTCGCTGGCATACTCACCAGGGGTTGCCGAACCCTGTTTGGAGATCGAGAAAAACCCTGAAGATGCTTACAAATACACCGCAAAAGGGAATCTCGTCGCAGTCCTCTCCAACGGCACGGCCGTCCTGGGATTGGGCGACATCGGGGCGCTGGCCGGAAAGCCGGTCATGGAAGGGAAAGGCGTCCTCTTCAAGCGTTTTGCCGATATCGACGTCTTCGATATCGAGGTCGATACCAAGAACGCGGATGAGATCATCAGGGTATGCGAGTTGCTGGAACCGACCTTCGGCGGCATCAACCTGGAAGACATCAAGGCCCCCGAGTGCTTCTACATCGAGGAGAGACTCAAGGAGACCATGAACATCCCGGTCTTCCACGACGACCAGCACGGTACCGCCATCATCTCCGGAGCGGCGCTCACCAATGCCCTGGAGCTGGTGGGGAAAAAGTTCGAGGATATCCGCATCGTCGTCAACGGCGCCGGCGCCTCGGGCATCGCTTGCGCCCAGATGGCCATAACACTCGGTGCGAAAAAGGAAAATCTCATCCTCTGCGACACCAAGGGGGTCATCTTCAAGGGCCGGACAGCCGGGATGAACGAGTACAAGGAACGGTTCGCCATCGAGACCAATGCACGCACCCTTGAAGATGCCATGAAGGGGGCCGACGTGGTCTACGGCCTTTCCAGCAAGGGCGCCTTTACCCCGGAAATGATCCAGAGCATGGCCCCTAATCCGGTCATCTTCGCCATGGCCAACCCCGACCCGGAGATCACCCCGGAAGAGGTCGCCGCAGTACGGGCCGATGCCATCATGGCCACCGGCCGATCCGACTATCCGAACCAGGTGAACAACGTCCTCGGATTTCCGTTCATCTTCCGTGGCGCCCTCGATGTCCGGGCAACCACCATCAACGAGCAGATGAAAAAAGCCTGCGTCCTGGCCCTGGCCGAACTGGCCAAGGAAGACTGCCCCGATTCGGTCTGCCGGGCCTACGGCAACAAGAAATTCGAATTCGGCCGCGAGTACATCATCCCCAAACCCTTCGACCCGAGGGCACTCCTGCGGGTTGCCCCGGCCGTTGCCAGGGCGGCCATGGAGTCGGGGGTTGCCCGCCTGCCCATTGCAGACATGGAAAAGTACCTGGAGCACCTGGAAACCCTGCAGGGAAAGGCCAAGGAAACCCTGCGGATGATCATCAACAAGGCCAAGACCGATCCGAAACGGGTGGTTCTCCCCGAAGGGGAGCACGAAAAGATCCTCCGTGCCGCCCAGGTGATGATCGAGGAGGGGATCGCCTATCCCATCCTGCTGGGGAACCGCGTCGAGATCCAGAAGTCTATCGATCGGCTCAATCTCGACCTGAACGGCGTCACCATCATCGACCCGGACGACACACCCGACACGGAGCGGTACGCCCAGGCGCTCTTCGAGCAGCGGCAGCGGAAAGGGATCACCTTGACCGAAGCGAGACGGATGATCAGACGGCGCGGCCGCACCTATTTCGGCTGCGAGATGGTGCGGTGCGGCGATGCCGATGCCCTCCTCTCCGGGATCGATGCCCACTATCCGGACATCATCCGCCCGGCCCTGGAGGTGATCGGCAAGAAAGAAGGGCTTTCCAGCGTCCATGGCCTTTATGTGATGGTCTTCAAAAAAGGGACCTTCTTCCTGGCCGACACCACCGTCTGCATCGAGCCGACACCGGAAGAGCTGGCCGAAACCGCGATCCTGGCAGCCGACAAGGCCAGGCTCCTGGATATCGAGCCCAAGATTGCCATGCTCTCGTTCTCCAACTTCGGATCGGTACAGCATCCCCAGACCATCAAAGTGAAAAAGGCTGCCGAGATCGTCAAACAGCGCGCCCCCGAGCTGACCGTGGATGGCGAGATGCAGGCCGACACCGCGGTGATGCCCGAAATCCTCACGGAAAACTACCCCTTTGCCAGCCTGAAGGGTGCGGCCAACATCCTCATCTTCCCGGACCTTAACTCCGGCAACATCTGCTACAAGCTCCTCACCCGCCTGGGGGGCGCAGATGCCATCGGTCCGATCCTGATGGGGATGAACAAGCCGGTCCATGTCCTGCAGCGCGGTGACGACGTGATGGACATCGTCAACATGGCAGCCATTGCCGTGGTGGACGCGCAGAACAACTAG
- a CDS encoding TonB family protein codes for MEYELDTFQPTSGTPATPVIFPRMLVISLVVHTLFALCITSGNGGQRGMPTINFIDLTMSESPSPAAQKATSQTPPAPPAPMAETTETPLEPEPQPAPPPSEAEQLTETLKNAVSSAAQQPEALQKASFGLGLMNGHFSTLADGRSLRDDMREYYLDMLRTINEKWWVDGGHFEGARGAIINIVVARNGEIVNARVIQSSGNPQYDRTVLKSLQAASPVPPLPEHFAGGYFTAPIRFNAPLNLLSAPAG; via the coding sequence ATGGAATATGAACTCGACACCTTCCAGCCCACTTCAGGCACCCCTGCGACCCCCGTCATCTTCCCCAGGATGCTGGTCATTTCACTGGTTGTCCATACCCTTTTCGCCCTCTGCATCACCTCAGGCAATGGCGGACAGCGGGGCATGCCCACCATCAACTTCATCGATCTCACCATGAGCGAGTCCCCCTCCCCTGCCGCACAAAAGGCCACTTCACAGACCCCCCCGGCTCCACCGGCCCCCATGGCCGAAACTACGGAAACTCCCCTGGAGCCGGAGCCGCAACCCGCTCCTCCCCCCAGCGAGGCGGAACAGCTCACGGAAACACTGAAAAATGCTGTCAGTTCCGCGGCCCAGCAACCAGAAGCCCTGCAGAAGGCCTCTTTTGGCCTCGGCCTGATGAACGGCCACTTCAGTACCCTGGCAGACGGTCGCAGCCTGCGTGACGACATGCGCGAGTACTATCTCGACATGCTCAGGACGATCAACGAAAAATGGTGGGTGGACGGCGGCCATTTCGAAGGCGCCAGGGGTGCGATCATCAACATCGTAGTGGCCCGAAACGGCGAGATCGTCAATGCCAGGGTCATCCAGAGCTCCGGCAACCCCCAGTACGACCGGACAGTGCTCAAATCGCTCCAGGCGGCCAGCCCTGTCCCGCCGCTTCCCGAGCACTTTGCCGGCGGCTATTTCACGGCACCCATCCGTTTCAACGCGCCGCTCAACCTCCTCTCCGCTCCGGCAGGATAG
- a CDS encoding AAA domain-containing protein translates to MSNPQRDAILNAIETVTGSYLQGKVRAVKLSFIALLSGGHILLEDIPGLGKTTLALTLAGILGLTFGRIQCTSDLLPSDITGLSIFNRDENRFTFIRGPIFNNILLADEINRAMPKTQSAMLEAMEERRVTVEGVTYQLPVPFLVIATQNPTEQVGTYPLPESQMDRFLIRTGLGYPPEEVEQAIIRHGSIRDEIREIPPLLSAEAILSTQRAIRDQVYLSDKITGYIMKLIIATREHPLVAAGISTRGGINITQAARAHAFLDGRDYVAPEDVLAVAIPVGAHRLVCRNENEHLDKEEILRSVLRNVPVPLA, encoded by the coding sequence ATGAGCAATCCGCAGCGCGACGCCATCCTGAACGCCATCGAGACCGTCACCGGCAGTTACCTGCAGGGAAAGGTCCGGGCCGTGAAGCTCTCCTTCATCGCCCTCCTTTCCGGCGGCCATATTCTCCTCGAAGATATCCCCGGCCTGGGCAAGACCACCCTGGCCCTGACCCTGGCGGGGATTCTGGGCCTCACCTTCGGCAGGATCCAGTGCACCAGCGATCTGCTGCCATCCGACATTACCGGCCTCTCCATCTTCAACCGCGACGAAAACCGCTTCACCTTCATCCGCGGCCCGATCTTCAACAACATCCTTTTGGCGGACGAGATCAACCGCGCCATGCCCAAGACCCAGAGCGCCATGCTGGAGGCGATGGAGGAACGGCGCGTCACCGTGGAAGGGGTCACCTACCAGCTTCCCGTGCCATTCCTGGTGATCGCCACCCAGAACCCGACCGAACAGGTCGGCACCTATCCCCTGCCCGAATCGCAGATGGACCGCTTCCTGATCAGGACAGGCCTCGGCTACCCGCCTGAGGAGGTCGAACAGGCGATCATCAGACATGGCAGCATCCGTGACGAGATCCGTGAGATCCCGCCGCTCCTCTCCGCCGAGGCGATCCTTTCGACCCAGCGCGCCATTCGCGACCAGGTCTACCTGTCGGACAAGATCACCGGCTATATCATGAAACTGATCATCGCCACCCGCGAACATCCGCTGGTCGCGGCCGGCATCTCCACCCGCGGCGGCATCAACATCACCCAGGCTGCCCGGGCTCACGCCTTCCTCGACGGCCGTGACTACGTGGCGCCCGAGGATGTCCTGGCCGTAGCCATCCCGGTCGGGGCGCATCGACTCGTCTGCCGCAACGAAAACGAACACTTGGACAAGGAGGAGATCTTACGCTCCGTCCTCAGAAACGTGCCCGTCCCGCTGGCCTGA